The Arachidicoccus terrestris genome includes the window ATGCAGCTTACAGTTTCTCAAAGTCGCCATTACAAAAAGTATTCGAACAACTGTCCATCCGCTATCAGGTAGAGATCAAGATCGATCCCCATCTATTAGAGAACAGGGAATTTACAGGAAAGATTATGTATGCAGACTCGCTCAATATTTTACTAGATGCCATCTGTAACTTAAATCATTTGCATTATACCAGAAGTGGTAATACGATTCAGATAACAGAACAACAATAACAACTCTTTATAACAGCCTAAGACACACCTGTGGGTATGACAGGTGGGGGCCATTTATTGTGTCATTAAAATCAAAATCCATGAAACTTAAAGCAGGACTTGGGGCATTTCTTATGCTTTGTTCGATGGGATTGTATGCCCAACAATCCACCCCGGTGAGGGGAACCGTTATTACAGAGACCGGCACCACTCTCCAGGGAGTGTCTGTCCGTATTCTGGATAGGCAAACGCAGCAGAGCAATCATGTACTGAGTGACTCCAGCGGCACATTTACGATTAATATGCAGCAGGGACATTCCTATAATCTATACTTTAGCTACGTAGGCTATGCCAATGATTCCATTACCAATTTCCTGGTAACCAGCGGCGAGAAAAGCACCATTATGATGCGTATGCGGGCCAGCGACGCGACACTGTCGGATGTGGTCATTGTAGGTTACGGTACACAGAAAAAGATAGACCTATCGGGCGCTGTACAACAGGTTTCCGGAGAAGTCCTGGATAACCGCCCTATTGCCAATCTGGGTGCCGGTTTGCAGGGTGTCATCCCGAATCTTCAGATCACGCAAAACAGTGCCGCTCCGGGACAGGGAGCCACATTTAATATACGTGGCTATACCAGTATTAACGGCGGGGCACCTTTGATCCTGGTCGATGGAGTCGTGCAAGATCCTAATCTGGTCAACCCTAGTGATGTGGCCAGCGTTACGGTATTGAAAGACGCTGCCTCCGCAGCTATTTACGGCGCCCGTGCCGCCTATGGCGTGATATTGATTACAACTAAAACGGGTAAACACAATCAAACGCCTACCGTCAGGCTCAGCAGTTCCTATGCGACCAACAAGCTCCTGATCAACCCTAAATACATGAACTCCATGGATTATATCAATTACATGGACACCGCCAGTATTAATGCAGGAAACGGTGCGTATTTCAGCCAAAGGATCAGAGATGGTGTCACCGCCTATTTTAACGATCCGGCCGGTAATCCATATGTATTATATGACCCTAGCATTGATGTCACAGGATATTATACCTATGTGGGTAATACGGATTGGGCCGACGCACTATACGGATCAGGCAGTCTCCAGCAAAATAATATCTCACTAAGTGGAGGTTCTGAAAGAACCTCATACTATATGTCGTATGGCAATTCCAGACAAAACGGGGTTTTGACTTCTTACAAGGATTATTATCAACGCCACAATATCAATATGAATATCAGCTCCGATATTACCCCTTGGCTGACCGTCGCGGGTAAACTACGGTACACCTATTCCTTTGAGGACCACCCGTCCGGTGGCGGAAGCGGAAATTCAGGCATCACTGCAATCAGCGGGCAGTTAAAAAATGATCTGCGTCCCTTAATGCCCATCAAACACCCGGATGGTCACTGGGCGGGCCAGGGGTCTTTTACCAACCCCTTTGCTGTCGGTGCCGAAGGCGGGCATAACCAGACCAAGATCAATGACCTCTGGTTAACAGCTGCGGTAAAAGTAAAGCCTTTAAAGGATTGGAATATCAATCTGGATTATACCTTTAACCCCTATTCCAGCAACAATGAGTTCACCTCCCGGCTGTTCCAGGAATATCATGCAGACGGCACCTTCAATTATTATCCCTGGACCAATCCGAATGAGATCATTCTGACCAATCATAATGATTACTATCATGCATTGAATATCTATAGTGATTACAGCAAAAACTTCGGTCAGCATCATTTTAAATTGCTGGTAGGTTATAATGAAGAAGTCAAGCAATATAAAAATTATCTGGCCGGCAGAACCAATCTGATCGACAATGACCTTCCGGCCATTAACCGGGCTACAGGGCCTCAATCCGTAGACGGCGGGATTACCAGCTGGGCAGTACAGGGGTATTTCTTCCGCTTCAATTATGATTTTGCGGATAAATATTTTCTGGAATTCAACGGGCGTTATGACGGCTCCTCCAGATTTCAGAAAGGCCATCGCTATGTTATGGCTCCTTCCGTTTCCGGCGCCTGGCGGGTATCCCAGGAAAATTTCTGGAAAACCAATACCGGCCTGTCTAACGTCATCAATGAATTTAAGATCAGAGGATCATATGGCACGCTCGGCAATCAGCTGACCAGCACTGAGAACTATTTCCCTTACGTGTCTGCTTACGGCATCAATACGGAGCTGCCCTATATATTAGGTACCGGCAATACGCTTCCCGTATCTGTTTCTCCGGGCGCACTCGTCAACCCCAACTTTACCTGGGAAAAAGTAAGACAATGGAACGTCGGTGCTGATTTTGAATTCCTGGCGCACCGCCTGTCTGCTACAGTAGATGTCTATACCCGTTATACCATCGGAATGCTGACGGCAGGGCAACCGCTTACAGCGGTTCTGGGAGCAGCCGTACCAGTGGAGAACGCTGCGGATCTGAAAACGCAGGGATGGGAACTTAATGTAGGCTGGCATGATAAA containing:
- a CDS encoding SusC/RagA family TonB-linked outer membrane protein; translation: MKLKAGLGAFLMLCSMGLYAQQSTPVRGTVITETGTTLQGVSVRILDRQTQQSNHVLSDSSGTFTINMQQGHSYNLYFSYVGYANDSITNFLVTSGEKSTIMMRMRASDATLSDVVIVGYGTQKKIDLSGAVQQVSGEVLDNRPIANLGAGLQGVIPNLQITQNSAAPGQGATFNIRGYTSINGGAPLILVDGVVQDPNLVNPSDVASVTVLKDAASAAIYGARAAYGVILITTKTGKHNQTPTVRLSSSYATNKLLINPKYMNSMDYINYMDTASINAGNGAYFSQRIRDGVTAYFNDPAGNPYVLYDPSIDVTGYYTYVGNTDWADALYGSGSLQQNNISLSGGSERTSYYMSYGNSRQNGVLTSYKDYYQRHNINMNISSDITPWLTVAGKLRYTYSFEDHPSGGGSGNSGITAISGQLKNDLRPLMPIKHPDGHWAGQGSFTNPFAVGAEGGHNQTKINDLWLTAAVKVKPLKDWNINLDYTFNPYSSNNEFTSRLFQEYHADGTFNYYPWTNPNEIILTNHNDYYHALNIYSDYSKNFGQHHFKLLVGYNEEVKQYKNYLAGRTNLIDNDLPAINRATGPQSVDGGITSWAVQGYFFRFNYDFADKYFLEFNGRYDGSSRFQKGHRYVMAPSVSGAWRVSQENFWKTNTGLSNVINEFKIRGSYGTLGNQLTSTENYFPYVSAYGINTELPYILGTGNTLPVSVSPGALVNPNFTWEKVRQWNVGADFEFLAHRLSATVDVYTRYTIGMLTAGQPLTAVLGAAVPVENAADLKTQGWELNVGWHDKIGNDMSYRLGFNLANSKSYITKFDNPTNYLGELYVGHRIGDIWGFKTAGLFQSQDEINNWADQSLLYSGTWHPGDVKYVDLDGDGKISNGNYTLDSTGDLRILGNSEPQYLFGFNGGFTWKNLDLSFFFQGVGKRDYVPDGRFYGIGSQWDVPMELTSDFWSYENRDGFLPRPYIDGGHGNRGGLNGTLDRYLQNAAYIRLKQLTLTYTLQRPWMKKAKIDNIQVYATGQNIFTITSLSKLYDPEKLSLMDYPNTKSYSVGINITLK